The DNA region AATAAGACAACAAGTACacagacaaaataaattataacatctGGCGGTTAAAGAAGGTATAAAGTGAActaaaacataaacaaacacAAATCGAGGAAACAGACAACTAACTTCTGACAATTAAAGAAAGTTTCAAGTGACCAATATCTATACATGTGTTTGCTGACTAACGATCAtattaaaattaagttttatacAACAGTTCCAATTTCTTCTGATCTAGAAAAGGAATGGCATCCTCTTGTAGTGTTAATTGATTAAAATGGGTGCCACAGAACGTGCTAATCTTCATTGAAGAAATAAATATCGCGCTATCGATCGGGTTTCAAAAGAACTAATggtacaaatgtatatataatgtacattaaaatgaagaagtTTTCGTTTCGCTCCCtcgaatgattttaattttgactGGCAAAATATCATCGCTTTTTGgtgtagaaaattttactgatCCCTTACCTCGTCTTCTTGCTGGTGACAGCTGAACACTTACAAATGTTACAAGTTTCATAAGTTCAAGAGAGTTTTGTTCGGTTTCTGTATGACACCCACAAGGGATCATTTCTTTTATAGCATGGCGGAATTTTTTGgacataatattatatattattggaTTTGAAGCACTACTGATGTACAACATTACTCGAGTAAATGTGATCAAGTTCAAGTACCCTTCTAATCCTAGCTCGTATACTTTTGATGGATTAACAAATATTAGCCAAATTCCAAAAATTCTTTGCGGcaacaaacaaagaaaaaatgttgTAATAACTAGAATTAACATGTAAATAACCCTGCGTCTTCCTGAGGCCATTTTGTCGGATTCTTTATCAGCTTGTCTCTCCAAAAAGCGGACATGCCAAATTAGTTTTCTGCACATGTGCGTTACAAAAAATAGAAGTATAAAAAgcacaaaaaggaaaaatactGAGAAAAGTCCAACGATATAAACTTTCTTCCATAGCGAGTTTATGGGCATTCTACATACTTTGATCGGGGTTCCATCCACAAAATGCGAGTCTTTAAAGTTTGCAATGAATGCCACAGGGATACTTGCTGTAACTGCGAGAGCCCACGAGGCAATGATAACTGATTTGACTTGAAGCTTTGTCCAAAAACATGGTGAATTGAGAGGAAAACAAATCCCACGATACCTGTCATACGTTATAGCCAAAATCGTTAACACTGTTGCAAGAGACACAAGATGTTCCACAAACGGTACCAGTTTACCtgtaaaatgatatatgatGAATCATTATGTGTAGCTTAGTTTATATGATATGCATTAAATTAAACGAGTGTTGGAGGTTTGACGTATTTGATTTCTTTAACTAAGGTTACAGATAATCTAAGATACTTACACATAAATTCTCCAAGATACCAAACCTCTTTTGCGAAAAGATCAATAGCAGCAGATGGCATGCACACGAGTATTACCATCATATCGGCAATGCCCAGGTTTGCAAATAAGGCGCTCATTCGAGAACGAATGCGCTTGGCAAAGACAACTACGACGACAACCGATAAATTTGAGATGATCCCAGCAATGAAGGTGATTGAATAGAAAACACTCGCAATTACCAGAATATAACGAGGAGGTTCTGGTATGCTCGAATTGCGAAGAAAAGTGGTCTCAATGGAGTCATTCAGTTCAACGTGGCTTGCGTTATCCATGTCAGTTGTTGTTCGACTCATCgagaaataaagttttaaacgtAAATATGAGACCATctattaaatatatgtacatgtatggctGATAATTAATAAGAATGATTGTCGTCTGCTCATTGGATGAAAAGATATAATAACCTGGTTGGTAAGCGACGGTTCTATACTTTTtccgatacatttctaaatacCATTATCTtaggaagaaaatatttcattttcaatcaatgatattaataaagttaaaaataatttgttaaggAATTTAATGAAAGCTATATAGCAAGCGCTTGTATCAATAAAGTTGTATATATTTCGATGGGAGCATTCAattgatataaacaattgtaaaaggatttttatttaccTGTTTAAACTATACGATGAAATTAATACATGATCTTGAAAGTATCAAAccaagttttattttaatattatcttAGAAGAGCTTTGTTGATAATGATTATAATAGGAACAAATTAACTAGGTTTATACTAAtgatttaaaggggcatggtcacgattttggtaaacaAACTTATttccgtttttaatgtttacgatgcttaagtaaggcatttctaatagtcaaccaaaatttgggGGTCATTTCGTCGTGTTAAAAGATACAGAGATCACAATTCTCTGTTATGTAATAAACGTTCACGTTTTGAAAGTTGAAGTAAACATTTAAGTTTTagaccttaaatgaatgtgACAATCGCTAGGAaccttttgtttatgtttaaaatgaattagaAGAAAGAGAAATCAGCTTTATAAAGAACCTTAAAAGGtttattgaaccaatgtaaacaaaaacaggacactagccttgtttagaaattgtgagCTCTcgatcttgcttataactttacgaCCGAtactcaaaattttttttaatcattacaaACGCATTTTAAAGGCAATCGGTTTTTATagcgcagttcgcagttcgtaattgaatagtgaactgcgttctatagaacgcagttcgcaattcaaaatttagtgcgattgaatagtgaactgcgttctatagaacgcagttcgcaattcaaaatttagaattcatatttggggcccgcttgccttctatgcaattgaatagtgaactgcgttctatagaacgcagttcgcaattcaaaatttagaattcatacttggggcccgcttgccttctatgcaattgaatagtgaactgcgttctatagaacgcagttcgcaattcaaaatttagaattcatacttggggcccgcttgccttatatgcaattgaatagtgaactgcgttctatagaacgcagttcgcaattcaaaatttagaattcatatttaggACCcacttgccttatatgcaattgaatagtgaactgcgttctatagaacgcagttcgcaattcaaaatttagaattcatatttgggacccgcttgccttatatgcaattgaatagtgaactgcgttctatagaacgcagttcgcaattcaaaatttagaattcatatttggggcccgcttgccttatatgcaattgaatagtgaactgcgttctatagaacgcagttcgcaattcaaaatttagaattcatatttgggaaccgcttgccttatatgcaattgaatagtgaactgcgttctatagaacgcagttcgcaattcaaaatttagaattcatatttggggcccgcttgccttatatgcaattgaatagtgaactgcgttctatagaacgcagttcgcaattcaaaatttagaattcatatttgggacccgcttgccttatatgcaattgaatagtgaactgcgttctatagaacgcagttcgcaattcaaaatttagtgcgattgaatagtgaactgcgttctatctagaacgcagttcgcaattcaaaatttagaattcatatttgaggcccgcttgccttatatgcaattgaatagtgaactgcgttctatctagaacgcagtttgcaattcaaatttagaatttatatttgggtaatttttagctcaccgaaacgaagtcggggggagcttatgctatactctcggcgtcggcgtccgaacctggttaaagtttttgttgcaggtcctgtatctaagttattacttgtcctatcttcactaaacttgcatggatgatgcatcttgacCTACTCATGGACTTGAAAGACCTGAATGCTGAATCAGGGCCAtgagtttcagatgctggaggaggttaaggtttttggagcaagttagagtttttggtgcaggtgccctttgatagcaatttaTAGGTTACTACTGGTCataactttaccaaacttgcatggatggtgcatcttatgatactgatgcatcagACATGCtttaatgctgaatctgagccttaggtttcagatgctggatgaggttaaggtttttagagctggttaacgtttttggagcaggtgccctttgatgattatatcttagttattactggtcctaacttcactaaatttgcatagatggtgcgtcttatgatactgatatacctggcaggcttgaatgctgaatctgagccataggtttcagatgctggatgaggttaaggtttttagagctggttaacgtttttggagcaggtgccctttgatgattatatcttagttattactggtcctaacttcactaaaattgcatagatggtgcgtcGTATGATACTGATATacctggcaggcttgaatgctgaatctgagccataggtttcagatgctgaaggaggttaaggttttaagagtttgttaaagtttttggagcaggtgccctctgatgattatatcttagttattactggtcctaacttcataaaacttgcatggatgatacgtcttatgatactgatgcacctggcaGGCTCGAATGCTGAATCTTAGGCGtatgtttcggatgctggatgagattgttttttttggaacaggtcacaaattttatagataatagcttgcatagttgatttaactataatattaatgaactgcagaggtagcttcagatgcagatctccattatcaaagttgctaaaaaaaattatcctatctaaaacctgcttgatacatgtagatgtgttcgttgttaaatgatataatatgattcctatgatatagtattgaatgatatgatacactattgttttatatgatacaatattatatcatatattatattgtaaaaagttatatgatacgatatgatattgtatcaattttttttgtacattatgatatgatattgtattgtgaaattgttatgtatagtattgtttattatgatacaatattgtataatatgatattgtataatatcacatatattatattttatcacatgctatttcatatgatattgcaacataatatagtatcatatgatatgatattgtataatatatatcatatcatataatacgatattgtataaaattagattggtttatataatatattattatatcaatatatgaaaatgtattatatgatattgtataatgtgatattgtatcatataatacaataaagtatactatgatattgtatgatataatatagtactatatcacatgatattgtatcaattgatatgatacaatgttgtagctaattttattgtatcatatgatacaatatcctacattgtattaaatatgatacaatatcatacaatgcaatatcatgctataatattatacagtataatattgtgatgcattatgtgatatgatattgtatcatatattattataatgtatcatatcatatcaatatcataatatattatgatattgtattatgtgatcaaatacaataatgtataacaagatacaatgtcatatcatatgttacaatatcatattttatcattatttattacagtattttattgtaatatatgatatatattgtactggtatcataggatgcaataaagtattttatattatcgtattgataaacattgtatcatataataccctatgaaatgaacatatgattattatacaatttttattatatgatattgttatacgatattttgtcaaaacagtaGCCAtgtatatccaagatcattaactatgactttcaaataatatgataaaggtggtctcataaaggtgattccTCAAAAAGGTGAtccctcgtctcggtgagctttgtaatctgttattacctatgtttaagaatcgggcttatatgcaattgaatagtgaactgcgttctatctagaaagCAATTCGcaaatcaaaatttagaattcatattcgGGACCTGAatttttcaggggcatctactagtggtatttcactaccactgtgaaaatatggtgatgcagttatctatagtttctgagaatcgggcttatatgcaattgaatactgtagtttcattgatattcaagggcatcaattttcgtggataaagtgaaaatcacaataTCAAGTATACGTAAATTAGTGGCCAATGAACCTATCAATAcgaaatgtttattaaaattgcacttcaatgaatatttaatttcgtggatcaactaaacaatgaTCCACGAAATTTATATCCTTATCTAGTGACACActagtaactatatttttattcatatgcactgataataaatgaaaataatatatatatttcaaagtacattttatttattttttatccatgCTTGCGTGCATGCATAGTTCAGCATGCGCAGTCTAATATTTCCGGACACGACTTCCTACTAGactgtgaaacttgcaaagttgcgttagcgcgacggcgtgttaagCAAAGTTGTGtaagcgcgacggcgtgttgtgcaaagttgtgttagcgcgacggcgtgttgtgcaaagttgcgttagcgcgacggtgtgttgtgtacatgtgttagCGCAATGTCTCGTTTATCTGAACGCGATGTCGCGCTAATgcaaatggccctatccggacaccatgcagatctcaaaaactatagattacTGCATCACCAaatttcacagtggtagtgaaataccactagtagatgcccctgaaaatttcgggccccaaaaatgaattgcgaactgcgttctaaaacgcagttcactattcaattgcatataaggcaagcgggcccaaAATATAAATTCGAAATTTTGAATCGCGAACTGcattctagatagaacgcagttcactattcaattgcatataaggcaatcgggccccaaatatgaattctagattttgaattgcgaactgcgttctatagaacgcagttcactattcaattgcatataaggcaagcggacCCCAAGtaggaattctaaattttgaattgcgaactgcgttctagatagaacgcagttcactattcaattgcatataaggcaagcgggccccaaatatgaattctaaattttgaattgcgaactgcgttctaggtagaacgcagttcactattcaacaatttgaattgcgaactgcgttctagatagaacgcagttcactattcaattgcatataaggcaagcgggccccaaatatgaattctaaattttgaattgcgaactgcgttctatagaacacagttcactattcaattgcatataaggcaagcgggccccaaatatgaattctaaattttgaattgcgaactgcgttctatagaacgcagttcactattcaattacatataaggcaagcgggccccaaatatgaattctaaattttgaattgcgaactgcgttctatagaacgcagttcactattcaattgcatataaggcaagcgggccccaagtatgaattctaaattttgaattgcgaactgcgttctatagaacgcagttcactattcaattgcatataaggcaagcgggccccaagtatgaattctaaattttgaattgcgaactgcgttctatagaacgcagttcactattcaattgcatataaggcaagcgggccccaaatatgaattctaaattttgaattgcgaactgcgttctatagaacgcagttcactattcaattgcatataaggcaagcgggccccaagtatgaattctaaattttgaattg from Crassostrea angulata isolate pt1a10 chromosome 7, ASM2561291v2, whole genome shotgun sequence includes:
- the LOC128156417 gene encoding growth hormone secretagogue receptor type 1-like, whose protein sequence is MVSYLRLKLYFSMSRTTTDMDNASHVELNDSIETTFLRNSSIPEPPRYILVIASVFYSITFIAGIISNLSVVVVVVFAKRIRSRMSALFANLGIADMMVILVCMPSAAIDLFAKEVWYLGEFMCKLVPFVEHLVSLATVLTILAITYDRYRGICFPLNSPCFWTKLQVKSVIIASWALAVTASIPVAFIANFKDSHFVDGTPIKVCRMPINSLWKKVYIVGLFSVFFLFVLFILLFFVTHMCRKLIWHVRFLERQADKESDKMASGRRRVIYMLILVITTFFLCLLPQRIFGIWLIFVNPSKVYELGLEGYLNLITFTRVMLYISSASNPIIYNIMSKKFRHAIKEMIPCGCHTETEQNSLELMKLVTFVSVQLSPARRRGKGSVKFSTPKSDDILPVKIKIIRGSETKTSSF